One segment of Panicum virgatum strain AP13 chromosome 3K, P.virgatum_v5, whole genome shotgun sequence DNA contains the following:
- the LOC120700770 gene encoding uncharacterized protein LOC120700770: MTCNPNWDEIRSSLYPGQTPHDRPDLVARVFRAKLEELKKSLLEDHILGEVQAYVYVVEFQKRGLPHAHWLLIMRNKFKLTCPEQYDLLISADLPNKKKYPELYKMVTKHMMHGPCGLLNMNCPCTKGRDSCKIYYPRPFCEVTSQGKNSYPVYRRRDDGCKEKIRGHELDNQWVVPYNPYLLRLFNCHINVEACGSIKSVKYLFKYIYKGHDRASVAVRESDKEDEKGNIDEIKQYRDARWVTPLEALWRIYGFDLSKVHPPMKQLQLHLPDMRMVSFHQL, translated from the coding sequence ATGACCTGCAATCCTAATTGGGATGAGATCAGGAGTTCACTTTACCCGGGCCAGACACCACATGATCGTCCAGATCTCGTCGCCCGGGTCTTCAGGGCAAAACTTGAGGAGTTGAAGAAAAGTTTGCTCGAAGATCACATCCTTGGAGAGGTCCAAGCCTATGTATATGTCGTTGAGTTCCAGAAGAGGGGACTGCCGCATGCCCATTGGTTGCTTATAATGCGCAACAAGTTCAAACTCACGTGTCCCGAGCAGTATGACCTTCTTATATCAGCTGACCTACCGAATAAGAAGAAGTACCCGGAGCTGTACAAGATGGTCACCAAGCATATGATGCATGGGCCGTGCGGTTTGCTAAATATGAATTGCCCGTGCACGAAGGGTCGTGATTCATGCAAGATCTACTACCCGCGCCCTTTCTGTGAGGTCACCTCGCAGGGCAAGAATTCCTATCCCGTTTATAGGCGACGTGATGACGGGTGTAAGGAAAAAATCCGGGGCCATGAGCTGGACAATCAATGGGTCGTCCCTTACAACCCTTACCTACTGCGGTTGTTCAACTGCCACATCAATGTTGAGGCATGTGGGAGCATTAAGTCTGTGAAATATTTGTTCAAATACATATACAAGGGGCATGACCGAGCGTCTGTGGCTGTGAGAGAATCTGACAAGGAGGACGAAAAGGGAAACATCGACGAGATCAAGCAATACAGAGACGCCAGGTGGGTTACACCTCTAGAGGCGCTGTGGAGGATATATGGATTTGACTTGAGTAAGGTCCATCCGCCCATGAAGCAGCTGCAGCTTCATCTTCCTGACATGCGCATGGTCTCATTCCATCAACTCTAG
- the LOC120698698 gene encoding protein NRT1/ PTR FAMILY 3.1-like: MAAEDGRGEKEGADAAAARKAKRQGGFRTMPFILANDFCDRLASVGFTSNLITYLTLQLHLPLVHASNIITNYNGTANLTPLVGGLIADSFAGRFWTIAVGSAVYQIGMVCLTLSAALPSLHPPPCAKHAADCRRASSYQIAVLYLSLLCTSIGTGGTRPCTVAFGADQLELSAAHGRRGARPKWSFFNLYFFAVELAKLTAVTAVVYIQENVGWGWGLGVPTIAMLAAVIAFISGYSLYVRMPPGGSPMVRLAQVAVAAFKKRKAAVSDPSLLYQDKKLDAGISTAGRLLHTDQLKFFDKAAIVTDGDVLPSGQPRPWRLSTVHRVEELKSIIRILPICAAGIILVTSSSHNHSFAIQQARTMDRAITPRFKIPPASMFIFTNLAMLLTLALYDRVLVRVLRRFTGRPSGITHLQRTGVGLAIAMLSNAVAAVVERRRRSVAAASGLLDAPKGTLPMSVFWLVPQFAIHGVANAFMDVGRMEFLYDQAPESMRSMAAALYWLTFSIGSYLGTLLVTIVHAKTQRSGQWLPDNLNRGKLDNYYWLVVALEVVNLVYFFICVKYYTFKPLETVGGEEEVELYHGNGTDAAAKKQGGSFK, encoded by the exons ATGGCGGCTGAGGACGGGAGAGGGGAGAAGGAGGGCGCGGACGCGGCCGCCGCGAGGAAGGCGAAGCGCCAGGGCGGGTTCCGGACCATGCCCTTCATCCTGG CCAACGACTTCTGCGACCGGCTCGCCTCGGTGGGGTTCACCTCGAACCTCATCACATACCTCACCCTGCAGCTGCACCTGCCGCTCGTCCACGCCTCCAACATCATCACCAACTACAATGGCACCGCCAACCTCACCCCGCTCGTCGGCGGCCTCATCGCCGACTCCTTCGCCGGCCGCTTCTGGACCATCGCCGTCGGCTCCGCCGTCTACCAGATCGGCATGGTCTGTCTCACCCTCTCCGCCGCGCTCCCCTCGCTGCACCCGCCGCCCTGCGCCAAGCACGCCGCCGACTGCCGGCGCGCGTCCTCCTACCAGATCGCCGTGCTCTACCTGTCGCTGCTCTGCACGTCGATCGGCACGGGGGGCACGCGCCCCTGCACCGTGGCGTTCGGCGCCGACCAGCTCGAGCTGAGCGCGGCGCACGGGCGCCGGGGCGCCAGGCCCAAGTGGAGCTTCTTCAACCTCTACTTCTtcgccgtcgagctcgccaAGCTCACGGCCGTCACCGCCGTGGTGTACATCCAGGAGAATgtcgggtgggggtgggggctcGGCGTGCCCACCATCGCCATGCTCGCCGCGGTGATCGCCTTCATATCCGGGTACTCGCTCTACGTCAGGATGCCGCCCGGGGGCAGCCCCATGGTCCGGCTGGCGCAGGTCGCCGTCGCGGCGTTCAAGAAGAGGAAAGCCGCCGTGTCGGACCCGAGCCTCCTGTACCAGGACAAGAAGCTCGACGCCGGCatctccaccgccggccgccttcTTCACACCGACCAGCTCAA GTTTTTTGACAAGGCGGCTATCGTGACGGACGGCGACGTGCTGCCGTCCGGCCAGCCGAGGCCGTGGCGGCTGTCAACGGTGCACCGCGTCGAGGAGCTCAAGTCGATCATCCGGATACTGCCGATCTGCGCCGCCGGCATCATCCTCGTGACGTCGTCGTCGCACAACCACAGCTTCGCCATCCAGCAGGCGCGCACCATGGACCGCGCCATCACGCCGCGCTTCAAGATCCCGCCGGCCTCCATGTTCATCTTCACCAACCTCGCCATGCTGCTGACGCTGGCCTTGTACGACCGCGTTCTCGTCCGCGTGCTCCGCCGCTTCACCGGCCGCCCGAGTGGCATCACCCACCTCCAGCGCACGGGCGTCGGCCTGGCCATCGCCATGCTGTCCAACGCGGTGGCTGCCGTCGTCGAGCGGAGGCGCAGGTccgtggccgcggcgagcgGCCTGCTCGACGCCCCCAAGGGCACGCTGCCGATGAGCGTCTTCTGGCTGGTGCCGCAGTTCGCCATCCACGGCGTCGCCAACGCCTTCATGGACGTCGGCCGCATGGAGTTCCTGTACGACCAGGCGCCGGAGAGCATGcggagcatggcggcggcgctctacTGGCTGACCTTCTCGATCGGGAGCTACCTCGGCACGCTGCTGGTGACCATCGTGCACGCCAAGACGCAGCGCAGCGGGCAATGGCTCCCGGACAACCTCAACCGAGGGAAGCTTGACAATTACTATTGGCTCGTCGTGGCTCTGGAGGTGGTCAACCTCGTCTACTTCTTCATCTGCGTCAAGTACTACACCTTTAAGCCATTGGAGACGGTCGGTGGAGAGGAGGAGGTCGAGCTCTACCATGGCAATGGCACCGACGCCGCCGCAAAGAAGCAGGGTGGAAGCTTCAAGTAG
- the LOC120700771 gene encoding uncharacterized protein LOC120700771 — MTKRQAVEALDKSLRDIMDRPKLPFGGKIVVFGGDFRQVLPVVRKGSRAQIVNASLRRSYLWDWMWHLKLVRNMQAQSDPWFADYLLRIGGGTEEVNGDGDVHLPDDICVPYTGDGKDLDRLMECIFPELNENMASKDYITSRAILSTRNERVDMINMKMISSF, encoded by the coding sequence ATGACAAAGAGGCAAGCGGTGGAGGCTCTTGACAAAAGCTTGAGAGATATAATGGATCGGCCGAAGCTGCCGTTTGGTGGGAAGATTGTTGTTTTCGGTGGAGATTTCAGGCAGGTCCTCCCTGTTGTCCGGAAGGGGTCGAGGGCTCAAATAGTCAATGCTTCGCTGCGGAGGTCGTACCTTTGGGATTGGATGTGGCATCTAAAGTTGGTGCGCAACATGCAGGCACAGAGCGACCCATGGTTTGCAGATTATCTCTTGCGCATCGGtggtggaacagaggaggtaaACGGTGATGGAGATGTCCATCTCCCGGATGATATATGCGTGCCTTATACTGGAGATGGTAAGGATCTTGATAGATTGATGGAATGCATATTCCCAGAGCTGAATGAGAACATGGCAAGCAAAGACTACATCACTTCGAGGGCGATTTTGTCAACACGAAATGAGCGGGTGGATATGATTAATATGAAGATGATCAGTAGTTTTTAA